Genomic segment of Streptomyces longhuiensis:
CAGGCCGCCGCCCCGGAAGCAGTCTTCGACCTCCCAGGCTGCGTCTCCACGTACACGCTCACCGAGCCCTACGAGCAGGGCAGGGGCACCACCGTCGTCACGGCCCGCGGCGAGGGCGAGGGCGACGCCCGCCTGTCCAGCCCGGCCTCAAGTCGCCACGGCCCTTGAGGCCGGCGGCTGGCCCCGCCACATCTACCGCCGCACCCCGGCATCCGGGATCACCGACCCGAGCCAACTCACCGCGCACGCCCTCAAATCCCTGGCAGTCATCCAGACCGGAGCCCCCGTGTGGGACGTCGAAGCCATCACCTCAGGCGGCGCCACGGCTGGGTCGGGATGGGGGCATCGGCGATCAGGTCCGCCTTTCCATCGAGGCCCAGTGAGCTGGGCGTTCGCCGGACAGACTCGAATGCCCGTCGGCGTCGAGGTCCGGCAGGACCACGACCAGCCCTGGCCGCTGGAGCACGCTCAGTTCGTCGGCATCACCTCGGACCACCAGCCGCACGCACCCTCCGGGCCCCGCGCCATACGGCCGGGGCCTTCCTCATTTCTGGAAAGTCCATGGCACCGCCCATGACCCCTGCCCCGTTCATCGACGCGCTCCGCGCCGAGTGCGTCACCGTCGTCGAGGTCGGCGACCGGCAGCACCACAACCGCAACCACAAGGGGCTGTGGGGCCCGGTCAACGGCGTGCCGATCCACTGCACCGTCGCCAAGAGCACCGCCTCCGCGGTCGCCATCTGTCGCAACGGTCACAGCGACCTGGCCGGCCGCTGCGCCACGGGGACATCGCCGAGGACGGCCGCGTGCACCTGGTCGGCTACGGCCGCGCCAACCATGCCGGCCTCGGCGACGACGACGTGCTGCGCGCCATCGTCGACGAGACCGCGCTGCCGCCGGACAACGAGGCGAACACCGACGGCAACCGGCACGGCGAGCAGTGGGCGCGGTCGCCCGACACTCCGTGCGTCGTGCCCCGTAGCTGTCGGGCGCATGGAGAAGCCCCGGCCGGATGATCCGGCCGGGGCTTCTCCATGTCGTGTACTCCGTCAGAGCGTTGGGCCGGGCGGCGTTGATCGCCTGCGTTTCGGCCGAACGTAGGCCGAGCTAGCGACCTTCGGGCGTGCCTTGCCTGACGCGCGGAACCACTACGGGATGCTTGAGTCGCAGCTAGAAACGTTCCTTCTGGGAGAAGGCTGTGTGGGGCGGGTGGGACTCGAACCCACGGCCGACGGATTATGAGTCCGCTGCTCTAACCGGCTGAGCTACCGCCCCGTTTCGGCGTGGCGCGTACATGTGTGCGCGCCGTCTGCCGCAGCATAGCCGCTCATACGATCTCCTGCTCCGGATGGTCGGCCTTGCTCGGGGTAGAGGACTCCGCGCGCCCGCGTACGGTTCCACCTGGCGAAGAAGACGACACGAAAAGACCCCCGGGGTTCCCGGGGGTCTTGTTCGTCAGCTCTCCCGACTGGACTCGAACCAGTAACCTGCCGGTTAACAGCCGGCTGCTCTGCCAATTGAGCTACAGGAGATCGAGCTCCCCCGACTGGACTCGAACCAGTAACCTGCCGATTAACAGTCGGCTGCTCTGCCAATTGAGCTACAGGGGAATGTCTCGTGCATCGAACGCACCTACCTTGGCACTCGCCAGGGGGCGTGCGCTCGCTGCGACACATACATTAGCGCAAGCAGGGGGGTGCTCCGCCAATCGGTTCCCCCGGTGATCACAAGGGAAGGGTGGCAGCCATGCGCTACCGGCTCACATTCGTCGCCGGTCTGGCCCTGGGGTACGTGCTCGGGACCCGGGCCGGACGCGAGCGCTACGAGCAGCTGAAGAAGTCCGCCCGCGAGTTCGCGCAGAACCCTGCCGTCCGGAACACGGCGGAGTCCGCGGCCCAGCAGACGCGTCAGATCGCGGGCAAAGCGCTGCACTCGGTGAGCGAGAAGGTCGAGAGCCGGGTCCCCGAGTCGGTGGCCGGCCGGGTCCGCTCGCTGCGGGAGCGCGGCCAGGGCGGCGACGGCTTCGAGGACGACTGGGGCACCAGCAACACCTGAGCCCCACGGCCCTGGCGAGAGCGGGTCCTCGGCCCGGCCCCGGCCCGCGGGACGGGGCCGGGGCGGAGTGCGGCAGAATTCAGTCATGGGGATAGTCGCCGGGCTGGACAGTTCGCCCGATTTCACTCGGATCGTGGTCTGTGACGCGGACTCCGGTGCCGTGCTCAAGCAGGGCTATGCCCCGCACCCTCTCGAACCCGGCGAGGGCGGTGGCCGTCCCGCCGATGTCGACCCACAGGCGTGGCTCCTCTCGCTCGGCGAGGCCGCGGGCGGCGGGCTGCTCGAAGGCGTGCAGGCCATCGGGGTCTCCGCGCAGCAGAACGCGCTGGTGCCGCTCGACTCGCAGGGCAACACCGTGCGGCCCGCGATGCCCGGGGGCGACAAGCGGACGCAGGCCGCGGCCGCGGATCTCATCGACCGGCTCGGCGGGCGCGAGGCGTGGGCACAGGCCGTCGGGTGTGTGCCGCAGGCCATGCATCCCGTGACGAAGCTGCGGTGGCTGGCGAGGAACGAGCCGGAGGCCGCGCAGCGGGTCGCGCTCGTGCTCCAGGCCCACGACTGGCTGGTGTGGCAGCTCCTCGGCCGGCCCTCGCGGCGGACCACCGACCGGGGCGGGGCCTCGGGCACCGGCTACTGGTCGGCGGCGAGCGGCTCGTACCGTCCTGATCTGGTCGAGCTGGCGCTCGGGCATCAGGCGATGCTGCCGGAGGTGCTCGGTCCGGGGGACGCGGCCGGCACCACTCCGGAGGGGCTGATCATCTCGGCCGGTACGGGCGAGACGATGGCCGCGGCGTTCGGGCTCGGGGTGCGTCAGGGCGACGCCGTGGTGTCGCTCGGCGCCTCGGGGTCGGTCATGGCGGTGCACCACGAGGCGCTGGCCGATCCGTCCGGGATGATCACCTCGCTCGCCGACGCGACCGGCATGCATCTGCCCGTCGTCCATACGCTCAATGCGGTGCGGGCCCTTCGGGGTACGGCCGACATGCTCGGGCTCTCCGGGATCGAGGAGCTGTCCGACCTGGCGATGAAGTCGACTCCCGGGTCGCACGGCCTGGTCCTGCTGCCGTATCTGGAGGGCGAGAAGACGCCGAATCTGCCGCACACCGCGGGCACGCTGAGTGGGCTGCGGCGGGAGTCGATGAAGCCGGAGCATCTCGCGCGGGCCGCGTTCGAGGGCATGCTGTGCGGGCTCGGGGACGCCATGGACGTACTGCGCGCGCGGGGGGTCGAGGTGCGGCGGATCTTCCTGCTCGGCGCGGCGGCCGAGCTGCCGGCGGTGCAGGCCGCGGCGCCGATGCTGTTCGGGACGCAGGTCGTGGTGCCGCAGCCCGCGGACTACGCGGCGCTCGGTGCGGCGCGGCAGGCCGCGTGGGCGCTGAACGGGCAGCTGCCGCAGTGGCAGGGCGCGGCGGCGCAGGTTCTGGAGCCGGGCGAGGAGTTGCCCGTCGGGCAGGCGGTGCGACAGCAGTTCACCGCCGTACGGGAACAGACGCACCCCGGAGCCTTCGATTCCGTGGGGGCGTGACCGCTTCGTCCCGCTCCACGTAGGTTTCTTGGCGGGCTCTTGGCTAAATCGGTTGAGGTAACGCGGGTGGAGTGTCGGACGATGGGGGTCGTGCACCACTGACCCCTCACCGGCCGACTTCGAGAGACCGAGCGTGCTCATACGACTCCTGCGGACCTACCTCGGTCCGTACAAGAAACCCATCGGCGTGCTGGTGCTGCTGCAGTTCCTGCAGACCTGCGCCTCGCTCTATCTGCCCACCCTGAACGCGGACATCATTGACAACGGTGTCGTGAAGGGGGACACGGGCTACATCCTGACGTTCGGCGCCATCATGATCGCGATCACCGTGGTCCAGATGGTCTGCAACATCGGCGCCGTGTACTACGGCGCCCGCACCGCGTCCGCGCTCGGACGGGACGTCCGGGCCTCCGTGTTCGACCGCGTGCAGTCCTTCTCGGCGCGCGAGATGGGCCAGTTCGGGGCGCCGTCCCTGATCACCCGCACGACGAACGACGTGCAGCAGGTCCAGATGCTCACGCTCATGACGTTCACGCTGATGGTGTCGGCGCCGATCATGTGTGTCGGCGGCATCGTCATGGCGCTGGGCCAGGACGTGCCCCTGTCGGGCGTGCTGCTCGCCGTGGTCCCGGTCCTCGGGATCAGCGTCAGCCTGATCGTGCGCCGCCTGCGGCCGCTGTTCCGCACCATGCAGGTGCGGCTCGACACGGTGAACCGGGTGCTGCGCGAGCAGATCACCGGCAACCGCGTCATCCGCGCCTTCGTCCGCGACGACTACGAGAAGGGTCGCTTCCGCGAGGCCAACGCCGATCTGACCGAGGTCTCCCTCGGCACCGGCAAGCTCCTCGCGCTGATGTTCCCGATCGTCATGACCGTGGTGAACATCTCGTCGATCGCCGTCGTCTGGTTCGGCGCGCACCGCATCGACAGCGGCGGCATGCAGATCGGCGCGCTCACCGCGTTCCTCGCCTATCTGATGCAGATCGTGATGAGCGTCATGATGGCCACCTTCATGTTCATGATGGTGCCGCGCGCCGAGGTCTGCGCCGAGCGCATCCAGGAGGTCCTCTCCACCGAGTCCAGCGTCGTGCCGCCGGCCTCGCCGGTGCGCGAGCTGCGCGACCACGGCCACCTGGAGATCCGGGACGCGGGCTTCCGCTATCCGGGCGCCGAGGAGCCGGTGCTCAAGGCCATCCAGGTCACCGCGCGCCCCGGTGAGACGACCGCCGTCATCGGCTCGACCGGCAGCGGCAAGTCCACCCTTCTCGGCCTGGTGCCGCGCCTGTTCGACGCGACCGACGGCGAGGTCCTGGTGAACGGCGTCGACGTGCGCACCATCGACCCCGCGCTGCTCGCCAGGACCGTCGGGCTCGTGCCGCAGAAGCCGTACCTCTTCGCGGGGACGGTCGCGACGAATCTGCGGTACGGCAATCCCGACGCGACCGACGAGGAGCTGTGGAACGCCCTGGAGGTGGCACAGGCCAAGGACTTCGTGAAGAAGCTGGAGAACGGGCTCGACTCCCCGATCTCGCAGGGCGGCACCAATGTCTCCGGCGGTCAGCGCCAGCGGCTCGCGATCGCGCGGACGCTGGTGCAGCGGCCCGAGATCTATCTCTTCGACGACTCGTTCTCCGCGCTCGACTACGCGACGGACGCCGCGCTGCGGGCGGCGCTGGGTCAGGAGACCTCCGAGGCGACCGTGGTGATCGTGGCCCAGCGGGTCTCCACCATCCGCGACGCGGACCGCATCGTGGTCCTCGACGAGGGCCATGTCGTGGGCACGGGCACCCATCACGAGCTGATGGCCGGCAATGAGACGTACCGGGAGATCGTTCTCTCCCAGCTGACGGAAGCGGAGGCGGCCTGATGGCGGGGCCAGGCGGGCGGATGATGGCCGGGGGCCCGGACCAGCGTTCGATGGACTTCAAGGGCTCGGGCAAGCGGCTCATCAGGCAGTTCAAGCCCGAGAGGACGACGATGTACGCGATGGTCGCGTGTGTCGTCCTGAGTGTGGGCCTGTCGGTGCTGGGCCCGAAGATCCTGGGCCGGGCGACCGACCTGGTCTTCGCGGGCATCATCGGGCGTCAGATGCCCGCCGGAAGCAGCAAGGCGCAGGTCATCGAGGGGATGCGGGCCAAGGGCGACTCCGGGGTCGCCGACATGCTCTCCGGGATCGACTTCACGCCCGGCCAGGGCATCGACTTCGGGGCCGTGGGCTCCGTGCTCGGGATCGCCCTGTTCACGTTCCTCGGGGCCGGGCTGCTGATGGCCGTGGCGACACGGCTGTCCAACCGGGCGCTCAACAAGACCGTCTTCCGGATGCGCGAGGACATCCAGGCGAAGCTGTCGCGCCTTCCGCTGTCGTACTTCGACAAGCGGCAGCGCGGTGAGGTCCTCAGCCGCGCCACGAACGACATCGACAACATCGGGCAGACGCTCCAGCAGACGATGGGTCAGCTCATCAACTCGCTGCTCACCATCATCGGCGTGCTGGTGATGATGTTCTGGATCTCGCCGCTGCTCGCGCTGGTGGCGCTGGTGACGGTGCCGCTGTCGTTCCTGATCGCGACGCGGGTCGGCAAGCGGTCGCAGCCGCAGTTCGTGCAGCAGTGGAAGACCACCGGCAAGCTGAACGCGCACATCGAGGAGATGTACACCGGCCACAACCTGGTGAAGGTCTTCGGGCGTCAGGAGGAGTCGGCGAAGGCGTTCGCCGAGCAGAACGACGCGCTCTACGAGGCCGGGTTCAAGGCGCAGTTCAACAGCGGGATGATGCAGCCGCTGATGTTC
This window contains:
- a CDS encoding YtxH domain-containing protein; the encoded protein is MRYRLTFVAGLALGYVLGTRAGRERYEQLKKSAREFAQNPAVRNTAESAAQQTRQIAGKALHSVSEKVESRVPESVAGRVRSLRERGQGGDGFEDDWGTSNT
- a CDS encoding FGGY family carbohydrate kinase; this translates as MGIVAGLDSSPDFTRIVVCDADSGAVLKQGYAPHPLEPGEGGGRPADVDPQAWLLSLGEAAGGGLLEGVQAIGVSAQQNALVPLDSQGNTVRPAMPGGDKRTQAAAADLIDRLGGREAWAQAVGCVPQAMHPVTKLRWLARNEPEAAQRVALVLQAHDWLVWQLLGRPSRRTTDRGGASGTGYWSAASGSYRPDLVELALGHQAMLPEVLGPGDAAGTTPEGLIISAGTGETMAAAFGLGVRQGDAVVSLGASGSVMAVHHEALADPSGMITSLADATGMHLPVVHTLNAVRALRGTADMLGLSGIEELSDLAMKSTPGSHGLVLLPYLEGEKTPNLPHTAGTLSGLRRESMKPEHLARAAFEGMLCGLGDAMDVLRARGVEVRRIFLLGAAAELPAVQAAAPMLFGTQVVVPQPADYAALGAARQAAWALNGQLPQWQGAAAQVLEPGEELPVGQAVRQQFTAVREQTHPGAFDSVGA
- a CDS encoding ABC transporter ATP-binding protein, encoding MLIRLLRTYLGPYKKPIGVLVLLQFLQTCASLYLPTLNADIIDNGVVKGDTGYILTFGAIMIAITVVQMVCNIGAVYYGARTASALGRDVRASVFDRVQSFSAREMGQFGAPSLITRTTNDVQQVQMLTLMTFTLMVSAPIMCVGGIVMALGQDVPLSGVLLAVVPVLGISVSLIVRRLRPLFRTMQVRLDTVNRVLREQITGNRVIRAFVRDDYEKGRFREANADLTEVSLGTGKLLALMFPIVMTVVNISSIAVVWFGAHRIDSGGMQIGALTAFLAYLMQIVMSVMMATFMFMMVPRAEVCAERIQEVLSTESSVVPPASPVRELRDHGHLEIRDAGFRYPGAEEPVLKAIQVTARPGETTAVIGSTGSGKSTLLGLVPRLFDATDGEVLVNGVDVRTIDPALLARTVGLVPQKPYLFAGTVATNLRYGNPDATDEELWNALEVAQAKDFVKKLENGLDSPISQGGTNVSGGQRQRLAIARTLVQRPEIYLFDDSFSALDYATDAALRAALGQETSEATVVIVAQRVSTIRDADRIVVLDEGHVVGTGTHHELMAGNETYREIVLSQLTEAEAA